In Streptomyces durocortorensis, a genomic segment contains:
- a CDS encoding metal ABC transporter ATP-binding protein, which yields MGGLDVRMRGVSCRHGRVEAVSEVDLEIAAGERVALTGTNGSGKTTLLRAMLGLHRQVTGSISVGGRETGSPAEWSWRRRACAWIPQKPAAGRFPLLGAELLASSTAPRDAGEAACRLGVGDLVGRPLHTLSGGQLQRMYLARAIGCVAAGAQVLLADEPTAALDFNGQEKAADVLTSLPVTLVVVTHDRALAGRCDRVLEMAAGRLREVR from the coding sequence ATGGGCGGGCTGGACGTACGCATGAGAGGGGTGAGCTGTCGGCACGGCCGCGTCGAGGCGGTGTCCGAAGTCGACCTGGAGATCGCCGCCGGTGAGCGTGTGGCGCTGACGGGCACGAACGGCTCCGGTAAGACCACCTTGCTGCGCGCGATGCTCGGCCTGCACCGCCAGGTGACCGGATCGATCTCGGTCGGCGGCCGGGAGACCGGCTCCCCCGCCGAGTGGTCCTGGCGGCGCCGGGCATGCGCCTGGATACCCCAGAAGCCGGCCGCGGGCCGGTTCCCCCTCCTCGGTGCCGAGTTGCTCGCCAGCAGTACGGCGCCCCGGGACGCGGGCGAAGCCGCCTGTCGGCTGGGCGTCGGGGACCTGGTCGGACGTCCTCTGCACACGCTCTCCGGCGGCCAGTTGCAGCGTATGTATCTGGCCCGGGCGATCGGCTGCGTCGCCGCGGGTGCACAGGTGCTGCTGGCCGACGAGCCCACCGCCGCCCTGGACTTCAACGGGCAGGAGAAGGCTGCGGACGTCCTCACCTCACTGCCGGTCACCCTGGTCGTGGTGACGCACGACCGGGCTCTGGCCGGCCGTTGCGACCGCGTGCTGGAGATGGCGGCGGGCCGGCTGCGAGAGGTCCGGTGA
- a CDS encoding metal ABC transporter permease — protein MNPVHFATADLGELLQLLPVQRAGLALLLAAIGLPVIGVVIVGLDIMPVRFAMMHVALLGIAVGLLTGLDPMLCALVACALAGAGVAPLARTPDGLSGAMGLLMSLAIAAALLLLAVSGVNASGAFALLWGSILSVGTSDLIVLGVLAAAVPGLFWWRRRDIGLLLHDRELAQCSGVPVRALTAILLVLVAIAVAGAIKLTGALLVDALTLLPALAARRLGSSLKSITLWAVGIGVAVNATGFLLALWLDWPPGPVLVLTAGALVLAVHFVPERRISSWRAPASASLPSSH, from the coding sequence GTGAACCCGGTCCACTTCGCCACCGCCGATCTGGGCGAGCTGCTCCAGCTGCTTCCCGTCCAGCGGGCCGGCCTCGCTCTGCTCCTCGCGGCGATCGGCCTGCCCGTCATCGGGGTGGTCATCGTCGGGCTCGACATCATGCCGGTCCGGTTCGCGATGATGCATGTGGCTCTGCTCGGTATCGCGGTCGGGCTGCTCACCGGCCTGGACCCCATGCTGTGCGCGCTCGTCGCCTGTGCACTCGCCGGAGCCGGAGTCGCCCCGCTCGCCCGCACACCCGACGGGCTGTCCGGAGCCATGGGCCTGCTGATGAGCCTGGCCATCGCTGCCGCACTGCTGCTGCTCGCCGTCTCGGGGGTCAACGCCTCCGGGGCCTTCGCCCTCCTGTGGGGGTCGATCCTCTCGGTCGGTACGTCCGACCTGATCGTGCTCGGCGTGCTGGCCGCCGCCGTCCCCGGCCTGTTCTGGTGGCGGCGGCGTGACATCGGCCTGCTCCTGCACGACCGGGAGCTGGCCCAGTGCTCCGGTGTCCCCGTCCGCGCGCTGACCGCGATTCTCCTCGTCCTCGTCGCGATCGCCGTAGCCGGGGCGATCAAGCTCACCGGCGCCCTCCTCGTCGACGCCCTGACGCTGCTCCCCGCGCTCGCCGCTCGCCGCCTGGGCAGCTCCCTGAAGTCGATCACCCTCTGGGCGGTCGGTATCGGGGTGGCCGTCAACGCGACCGGATTCCTGCTGGCCCTGTGGCTGGACTGGCCGCCCGGCCCCGTACTCGTCCTGACGGCGGGGGCTCTCGTCCTCGCCGTGCACTTCGTACCCGAACGGAGAATCAGCTCATGGCGCGCACCCGCGTCCGCATCACTTCCCTCCTCGCACTGA
- a CDS encoding metal ABC transporter solute-binding protein, Zn/Mn family, with protein MARTRVRITSLLALSAALALVTGCGDGTGPKASDDARAAAKDKPVVVVTTTWEGAFAKAAGAEDVKVIVPQSVHHAPDYDPKPSDLAAVAEADFVLYAPFEPYAAKIKEAAGSGARLVEVDLDNDPAKVRAEVGKLGALFGTEDAATEWKAGFDTEYDRLNKDVQGAWPGGKAPSVVSQVFTTWAATLAGATVAGTYGPEAVTPAQLAELSAKQPSLVLDNAHMSTGTVLPDSGAEQVDIVNYPGDDLDLLSVYRNAATELMKAMGTS; from the coding sequence ATGGCGCGCACCCGCGTCCGCATCACTTCCCTCCTCGCACTGAGCGCGGCACTCGCCCTCGTCACCGGCTGCGGAGACGGCACCGGCCCCAAGGCCTCCGACGACGCCCGGGCCGCAGCGAAGGACAAGCCTGTCGTGGTGGTGACCACGACCTGGGAGGGCGCTTTCGCGAAGGCCGCCGGAGCCGAGGACGTCAAGGTCATCGTGCCGCAGTCCGTCCACCACGCCCCGGACTACGACCCGAAGCCCTCGGACCTGGCTGCCGTGGCCGAAGCGGACTTCGTGCTGTACGCGCCCTTCGAGCCGTACGCGGCGAAGATCAAGGAGGCGGCGGGTTCCGGGGCGAGGCTGGTCGAGGTCGATCTCGACAACGACCCCGCCAAGGTCAGGGCGGAGGTCGGCAAACTGGGCGCGCTCTTCGGTACGGAGGACGCCGCGACGGAGTGGAAGGCCGGGTTCGATACCGAGTACGACCGGCTGAACAAGGATGTCCAGGGCGCATGGCCCGGCGGCAAGGCCCCCTCCGTCGTCTCCCAGGTCTTCACCACCTGGGCCGCGACGCTGGCGGGCGCCACCGTGGCGGGTACCTACGGGCCGGAAGCGGTGACTCCGGCGCAGCTCGCCGAACTCTCCGCGAAGCAGCCGTCCCTGGTGCTGGACAACGCCCATATGTCCACCGGGACGGTGCTGCCCGACTCCGGTGCCGAGCAGGTCGACATCGTCAACTACCCGGGGGACGACCTGGACCTGCTGTCGGTCTACCGCAACGCGGCGACCGAGCTCATGAAGGCCATGGGTACCTCCTGA
- a CDS encoding class I adenylate-forming enzyme family protein — MTFSPHDLLPAELRRSWVADGTCPGLDLYSLFRARQIADLHHTAVLDAKGKLCYTALDRKVRCLATGLRDLGVREGDVVGVQLPDNRNAVIADLALAALGAVALPFPAGRGPLEAESLLRRAEAVAVIAAIEYRGSHHAADLHALSPGLPALRDVVAVGPGTAPEGTTAWSDLMRADAGDFVPARPDPDSAARILVSSGSEAEPKMIAYSHNALAGGRGNFLASLIPDGKPPRCLFLVPLASAFGSNGTAVTLARHGGTLVLLDHFSPEAALAAMREHEPTHVLGVPTAVRMMLERPAAESEPLPPPTALVLGGAPLDETTALAAAEVFGCPVVNLYGSADGVNCHTGLGGTVPPTSASGVVAGRPDPRVAEIRIAAPVTHEHLPDGQIGEIVSRGPMTPLCYVAAPDLDALYRTPDGWVRTGDLGYLDADGVLHVVGRLKDIVIRGGANISPAEVERELRSHPQVRDVVCVGVPDPLMGERLAACVVARGPGVPTLDILGEHLTARGLERRKHPERLLVVESVPLTPAGKPDRAALKERLAESPRQAQHGVPGAHRTP, encoded by the coding sequence GTGACCTTCTCCCCGCACGACCTGCTGCCCGCCGAACTCCGCCGATCCTGGGTGGCCGACGGCACCTGCCCGGGACTCGACCTCTACAGCCTTTTCAGAGCCCGCCAGATCGCCGACCTGCACCACACGGCCGTCCTGGACGCCAAAGGAAAGCTCTGCTATACCGCCCTGGACCGCAAGGTCCGATGCCTGGCCACCGGCCTCCGGGATCTCGGCGTACGCGAGGGCGACGTGGTGGGCGTGCAACTGCCCGACAACCGCAACGCCGTCATCGCCGACCTGGCCCTGGCCGCCCTCGGCGCTGTCGCCCTGCCCTTCCCGGCCGGCCGCGGCCCCCTGGAAGCCGAATCCCTGCTCCGCCGGGCCGAAGCCGTCGCTGTCATCGCCGCGATCGAGTACCGAGGCAGCCACCACGCGGCCGACCTGCACGCCCTCTCCCCGGGGCTGCCCGCCCTCCGCGACGTGGTGGCGGTCGGACCCGGGACCGCACCCGAGGGAACGACCGCGTGGTCGGACCTCATGCGCGCCGACGCCGGTGATTTCGTCCCCGCCCGCCCGGACCCCGACAGCGCCGCGCGCATCCTGGTCTCCTCGGGCTCCGAGGCCGAGCCGAAGATGATCGCGTACTCGCACAACGCGCTGGCCGGCGGGCGCGGAAACTTCCTCGCCTCGCTCATCCCGGACGGGAAACCGCCGCGCTGTCTCTTCCTCGTACCGCTCGCCTCCGCCTTCGGGTCCAACGGCACCGCCGTCACCCTCGCACGGCACGGAGGCACCCTGGTCCTGCTCGACCACTTCTCGCCCGAGGCCGCCCTCGCGGCGATGCGTGAGCACGAGCCGACCCACGTCCTCGGCGTGCCCACGGCGGTCCGCATGATGCTGGAGCGGCCGGCCGCGGAGAGCGAGCCGCTGCCGCCCCCGACCGCGCTGGTCCTGGGCGGTGCCCCGCTCGACGAGACCACCGCACTCGCCGCCGCCGAGGTCTTCGGCTGCCCTGTGGTCAACCTCTACGGCTCCGCCGACGGAGTCAACTGCCACACGGGGCTGGGCGGCACGGTGCCTCCGACCAGCGCTTCGGGGGTCGTGGCGGGCCGCCCCGACCCCCGGGTCGCCGAGATCCGCATCGCGGCCCCCGTGACCCACGAGCACCTGCCCGACGGCCAGATCGGCGAGATCGTCTCACGGGGGCCCATGACACCGCTGTGCTACGTGGCCGCCCCGGATCTCGACGCCCTCTACCGCACCCCCGACGGCTGGGTGCGCACCGGCGACCTCGGCTACCTCGACGCCGACGGCGTCCTGCACGTCGTCGGACGTCTGAAGGACATCGTCATACGCGGCGGCGCCAACATCAGCCCGGCCGAGGTCGAACGTGAACTCCGCTCTCATCCCCAGGTCCGCGACGTGGTGTGCGTGGGCGTCCCCGATCCGCTGATGGGCGAGCGGCTGGCGGCCTGTGTGGTCGCGCGGGGCCCGGGGGTTCCCACGCTGGACATCCTGGGCGAGCATCTGACGGCACGAGGGCTGGAGCGGCGCAAACACCCCGAACGGCTCCTCGTGGTGGAGTCGGTACCCCTGACGCCCGCGGGCAAGCCCGACCGCGCTGCCCTCAAGGAACGCCTGGCCGAAAGTCCACGGCAGGCTCAGCACGGCGTCCCCGGAGCCCATCGCACCCCTTGA
- a CDS encoding CoA transferase encodes MAFPTTTQTDRPLDALSFGTSGPPQITGVVARHLRLLGARPDEVDHTDPSGRITLSGGGFGPACATATWGNPAGGLVDEATVQAATGMMAVHGRRDGSPRGLAVDYAATATAVLTVQGLLAGLVGQARGAASSHLIAPADRAGLLAVSQYLAAAGADEGESAELAPGGPPFTSAEGVLFELETLDPEAWAAFWRALDAPADAVRAGWRPFQFRYATACAPFPEALHTVTRAHLLPRIRQAAADSGAEVCVLRTLAERALEADGSAPWSLRPLGGPASTSTRTAAAPSSAQPLAGLTVLEAGRRIQAPLSACLLGLLGAEIIRIEPPGGDPLRGMPPACSGISARWLALNRGKKAVEIDIKAEGDRRRLREMAAEADVFLHNWAPGKAAELGLDADDLASVNPALVYAYTSGWADRLQGAPMGTDFMVQARTGVGEAVRPEGEAPAPSLMTLLDVLGGLHGTEAVLAGLLLRERTGSGVRVDSSLLGAADTLTGPALRRVASGDDARRPAGFRHPLPTADGWIAPSDASAKAAASYDLRELSTSDALTRLGQRGLTATAVTTDLSTLHHDARFPGSISRDAHGAPAVPDPWSFA; translated from the coding sequence ATGGCGTTTCCCACCACCACGCAGACGGACCGGCCCCTGGACGCACTGAGTTTCGGCACGTCAGGGCCCCCGCAGATCACCGGTGTCGTCGCCCGGCACCTGCGGCTGCTCGGTGCGCGACCCGACGAGGTCGACCACACAGACCCGTCGGGCCGCATCACGCTCTCCGGCGGGGGCTTCGGTCCTGCCTGTGCGACCGCGACCTGGGGGAACCCCGCCGGCGGGCTCGTCGACGAGGCGACCGTACAGGCCGCGACCGGCATGATGGCCGTCCACGGCCGCCGCGACGGAAGCCCGCGCGGCCTGGCAGTCGACTACGCGGCGACGGCCACCGCGGTCCTCACCGTCCAAGGACTGCTCGCAGGCCTCGTCGGGCAGGCCCGCGGAGCCGCGTCCTCGCACCTCATCGCCCCTGCCGACCGGGCCGGGCTGCTCGCCGTCTCCCAGTACCTGGCGGCGGCCGGTGCCGACGAGGGCGAATCAGCCGAACTCGCCCCAGGCGGACCGCCCTTCACCTCGGCCGAAGGCGTGCTGTTCGAGCTGGAGACCCTCGACCCGGAAGCCTGGGCCGCGTTCTGGCGGGCCCTGGATGCCCCGGCCGACGCCGTGCGGGCGGGGTGGCGGCCTTTCCAGTTCCGCTACGCCACCGCCTGCGCCCCCTTCCCCGAGGCACTGCACACCGTGACCCGGGCGCACCTCCTCCCGCGGATCCGGCAGGCCGCGGCGGATTCCGGCGCCGAGGTCTGCGTACTGAGGACCCTGGCGGAGCGGGCTCTGGAGGCCGACGGCTCAGCGCCCTGGTCGCTGCGGCCGCTCGGCGGCCCCGCCTCGACGAGCACCCGTACGGCAGCCGCCCCTTCCTCCGCCCAGCCGCTCGCCGGGCTGACCGTCCTGGAGGCGGGCCGACGGATTCAGGCCCCCCTCTCCGCCTGCCTCCTGGGTCTGCTGGGGGCCGAGATCATCCGGATCGAGCCGCCGGGCGGCGATCCGCTGCGTGGCATGCCACCCGCCTGCTCCGGCATATCCGCCCGCTGGCTCGCGCTCAACCGGGGCAAGAAGGCCGTGGAGATCGACATCAAGGCGGAGGGCGACCGGCGTCGACTGCGGGAGATGGCCGCGGAAGCCGACGTCTTCCTGCACAACTGGGCCCCGGGCAAGGCCGCCGAACTCGGCCTCGACGCCGACGACCTCGCCTCGGTCAACCCCGCCCTGGTCTACGCCTACACGAGCGGTTGGGCCGACCGGCTCCAGGGCGCCCCCATGGGTACCGACTTCATGGTGCAGGCCCGTACCGGGGTGGGCGAGGCGGTCCGTCCCGAAGGCGAGGCGCCCGCCCCATCCCTGATGACCCTGCTCGACGTGCTCGGGGGACTGCACGGCACCGAAGCCGTGCTCGCGGGACTCCTGCTCAGGGAACGCACCGGCAGCGGCGTACGGGTGGACTCCTCCCTCCTCGGCGCCGCCGACACCCTGACCGGCCCCGCGCTCCGGCGGGTGGCCTCCGGGGACGACGCCCGGCGGCCCGCCGGGTTCCGGCATCCGCTGCCCACCGCCGACGGCTGGATCGCCCCATCCGATGCGAGCGCCAAGGCTGCCGCCTCGTACGACCTGCGTGAACTCTCCACGAGCGACGCGCTGACCCGGCTGGGTCAGCGGGGTCTCACCGCCACTGCCGTCACCACCGATCTCTCCACCCTTCACCACGACGCTCGGTTCCCGGGCTCCATCAGCCGTGACGCGCATGGTGCCCCCGCCGTTCCCGACCCCTGGAGCTTCGCGTGA
- a CDS encoding acyl-CoA dehydrogenase family protein, translating into MANSATARLGSAQHTSGAGELRERIGTFIRTRVIPAETVLDAGGGDATGALTELRGAARAAGLWALPLPADLGGGGLAFPEYAALAETEGASDHGPAALGSAPLLDVTMLRRHGSTRVREEYLKGLVAGEIRSCYAMTEPGAPGTAPLLTATRAEARPDGNWSVSGRKWFTSGAAGADLVTVMARTGGTARDRDGLALFVVPTGSPGFRVVRELPVLGAAGQYEIELDRVVVPADHLLGAEGYALAIAGERLALGRTLRCLRWLGQAERAFDLMCERAATRNGARGPLADHQLVQQHVFDALLALRTTRPLVHEAVALIAAGRDARTEVGLAKVAAARMLQQVTDSAIQVHGAAGLGPDTALPSLFRGGRAARILDGPDELHITSVAGRVLRGYGRGHGSPTRG; encoded by the coding sequence ATGGCGAATTCAGCTACCGCACGTCTCGGATCGGCTCAACACACGTCAGGGGCTGGTGAGTTGAGGGAGAGGATCGGCACCTTCATCCGAACGAGGGTGATCCCCGCCGAGACCGTGCTGGACGCCGGTGGAGGCGACGCGACCGGCGCCCTGACGGAGTTGCGGGGAGCGGCACGGGCCGCCGGGCTGTGGGCCCTGCCGCTCCCGGCGGACCTGGGCGGCGGCGGCTTGGCCTTCCCTGAGTACGCGGCGCTCGCCGAGACCGAGGGCGCCAGCGACCACGGTCCCGCCGCACTGGGCTCCGCCCCGCTGCTCGACGTGACCATGCTGAGACGCCACGGCAGCACCCGGGTGCGCGAGGAGTACCTGAAGGGGCTGGTGGCGGGCGAGATACGCAGCTGCTACGCCATGACCGAACCGGGTGCGCCGGGCACCGCCCCGCTCCTCACCGCGACCCGGGCCGAGGCCCGGCCGGACGGCAACTGGTCCGTCAGCGGCCGCAAGTGGTTCACCTCCGGCGCCGCGGGTGCCGATCTCGTCACCGTGATGGCACGCACCGGGGGGACGGCACGCGATCGTGACGGGCTGGCGCTGTTCGTCGTACCGACCGGTTCACCCGGGTTCCGCGTCGTACGCGAACTCCCCGTACTCGGGGCGGCGGGCCAGTACGAGATCGAACTCGACCGGGTGGTAGTTCCCGCCGACCATCTCCTCGGCGCGGAGGGCTACGCCCTGGCCATCGCGGGCGAACGGCTCGCGCTCGGCCGCACCCTGCGCTGCCTGCGCTGGCTCGGCCAGGCCGAGCGGGCGTTCGACCTCATGTGTGAACGTGCCGCCACCCGCAACGGGGCGCGCGGGCCCCTCGCCGACCACCAGTTGGTCCAGCAGCACGTCTTCGACGCGCTCCTCGCCCTGCGCACCACCCGCCCCCTGGTCCACGAGGCGGTCGCGCTGATCGCGGCGGGCAGGGACGCCCGTACGGAAGTGGGGCTGGCCAAGGTCGCCGCTGCCCGGATGCTCCAGCAGGTCACCGACTCCGCCATCCAGGTGCACGGCGCCGCCGGGCTCGGCCCCGACACCGCGCTGCCGTCCCTGTTCCGCGGCGGGCGGGCGGCCCGCATCCTGGACGGCCCGGACGAACTGCACATCACCTCGGTGGCCGGCCGGGTACTGCGCGGCTACGGCCGGGGGCACGGTTCCCCTACACGCGGGTGA
- a CDS encoding sugar ABC transporter permease: MTADSWAGRALAAVVDRVTATEAEVGERFPLYAEPGDGRWTTTGRGSWTGGFWAGLLWLRARCTRSEADRLAAARCTARLAPWVDTDTATRGLIFWYATAPAFDSEEAAALRGAAGRACLASYDPESGIVPWGAAFGGPRLLARADAVPGLVPLLAGAGGDGPAVAAAHLHRHLGLFLGEGPAGSVGRPKPAWQFDAATGWRPREDPAPGWSRGEAWMLLAVADARLRPDVAGRRPERLALAAEQLLARTEVLTGPVVPPDDVSRPQGAVDTSAAAITAVALLKLGRAGGPRAAVCAHRAVAILNRLVEAHLTGPDPGRPAGMLLDGCYDAAKGLAVRHELIWGDFFLALGLAALDGLVDITRV, translated from the coding sequence ATGACGGCCGACAGCTGGGCCGGCCGGGCGCTCGCAGCCGTCGTCGACCGGGTGACGGCGACCGAGGCCGAGGTCGGCGAGCGTTTCCCGTTGTACGCCGAGCCCGGCGACGGCCGGTGGACGACGACCGGCCGCGGTTCATGGACCGGTGGTTTCTGGGCCGGGCTGCTGTGGCTGCGAGCCCGTTGCACGCGCAGCGAAGCGGACCGACTCGCCGCCGCCCGGTGCACGGCCCGTCTGGCGCCGTGGGTGGACACCGACACCGCCACCCGGGGGCTGATCTTCTGGTACGCCACGGCTCCGGCCTTCGATTCGGAGGAAGCCGCCGCGCTGCGAGGAGCGGCGGGTCGGGCCTGTCTGGCCTCGTACGATCCTGAGTCCGGCATCGTGCCCTGGGGCGCGGCGTTCGGCGGACCCCGGCTCCTGGCCCGGGCGGACGCCGTACCGGGTCTGGTGCCCCTCCTGGCCGGAGCGGGCGGCGACGGGCCGGCCGTGGCGGCGGCACATCTGCACCGGCACCTCGGCCTCTTTCTCGGCGAGGGGCCCGCCGGGAGCGTCGGCCGGCCGAAGCCCGCCTGGCAGTTCGACGCGGCAACGGGGTGGCGCCCCCGCGAGGACCCCGCACCGGGCTGGAGCAGGGGCGAGGCGTGGATGCTCCTGGCCGTCGCCGACGCGCGCTTGCGTCCGGATGTGGCCGGCCGGCGGCCGGAGCGGCTCGCCCTCGCCGCCGAGCAGTTGCTGGCGCGGACGGAGGTGCTGACCGGGCCGGTCGTCCCGCCCGATGACGTGTCCAGGCCGCAGGGGGCGGTGGACACCTCGGCGGCGGCGATCACCGCCGTCGCACTGCTCAAGCTGGGACGTGCCGGGGGACCCCGGGCCGCGGTGTGTGCGCACCGGGCCGTGGCGATCCTGAACCGCCTGGTCGAGGCCCACCTCACCGGACCGGACCCCGGGCGCCCGGCGGGCATGCTCCTGGACGGCTGCTACGACGCGGCCAAGGGCCTGGCGGTGCGCCATGAACTGATCTGGGGCGACTTCTTCCTGGCCCTCGGACTGGCCGCTCTCGACGGTCTTGTCGACATCACCCGCGTGTAG
- a CDS encoding MFS transporter — MAFSMLQLFLLGALGPRLVEALDITPTMLGLTTTVGFGTAAVLSPSGGRMVDRIGPRRSLVLLFLVSALALALIGAAPGAGLLLGAVALGGIPQALANPATNKAILATVEPARRGAVTGVKQSGVQLGAFAAGLPLAALAGGLGWRGAVWTAAGVALLAGVWALRALPADPSSASVPPASTSYRPRGMVAWLAGFSLFLGAGIASVNTYLALYGVERLGMGPTVAGGLVAALGVAGILGRIGWSKAARPGRAEWLPGLLACGAVGAAALLAAGLLAIPLVWAGAVAIGVFAVSGNAVSMVLVMQRAVPGRAGADSALVAAGFFAGFAVGPPLFGLLAESGRYGTGWLLVAVEFAAAGAVAFLWSVRDRRLRTVTAG, encoded by the coding sequence ATGGCGTTCTCGATGCTGCAGTTGTTCCTGCTGGGTGCCCTGGGGCCGCGCCTGGTGGAGGCGCTGGACATCACACCCACGATGCTGGGACTGACGACCACGGTCGGATTCGGGACGGCCGCCGTGCTGTCCCCGAGCGGCGGCCGGATGGTGGACCGGATCGGGCCCCGGCGTTCGCTGGTGCTCCTGTTCCTCGTCTCCGCCCTCGCGCTCGCGCTGATCGGGGCCGCTCCCGGAGCGGGTCTGCTGCTGGGTGCGGTCGCGCTGGGGGGAATACCCCAGGCTCTGGCCAACCCCGCGACCAACAAGGCGATCCTGGCGACGGTCGAACCTGCCCGGCGGGGTGCGGTGACCGGAGTCAAACAGTCCGGTGTGCAGCTGGGAGCGTTCGCCGCCGGGCTGCCGCTGGCCGCACTCGCGGGCGGTCTCGGCTGGCGCGGCGCGGTGTGGACCGCCGCCGGGGTAGCTCTGCTCGCCGGGGTGTGGGCGCTGCGCGCGCTGCCGGCGGACCCGTCGTCGGCGTCGGTTCCGCCCGCTTCGACGTCGTACCGTCCACGGGGCATGGTGGCTTGGCTGGCGGGCTTCTCGCTGTTCCTGGGAGCCGGCATCGCCTCCGTCAACACCTACCTGGCCCTGTACGGGGTGGAGCGCCTGGGGATGGGCCCCACCGTGGCCGGCGGTCTCGTCGCCGCCCTCGGGGTGGCGGGCATCCTCGGGCGGATCGGCTGGTCGAAGGCCGCCCGCCCTGGGCGCGCTGAGTGGCTGCCGGGTCTGCTGGCCTGCGGTGCGGTGGGTGCGGCGGCCCTGCTGGCAGCCGGGCTCCTCGCGATACCGCTGGTGTGGGCCGGTGCCGTCGCCATCGGGGTGTTCGCGGTCTCCGGCAATGCCGTCTCGATGGTGCTGGTCATGCAGCGTGCCGTACCCGGCCGGGCCGGAGCGGACTCGGCGCTCGTGGCGGCCGGGTTCTTCGCCGGATTCGCCGTGGGACCGCCCCTGTTCGGCCTGCTCGCGGAGAGCGGCCGGTACGGGACGGGCTGGTTGCTCGTGGCGGTGGAGTTCGCCGCAGCGGGAGCGGTCGCCTTCCTCTGGAGCGTACGGGACCGGCGCCTGCGGACGGTGACGGCGGGATGA
- the dhaK gene encoding dihydroxyacetone kinase subunit DhaK, with product MKMLINVPETVVADALRGMAAAHPELTVDVDNRIVVRRDAPVAGKVGLVSGGGSGHEPLHAGFVGPGMLSAACPGEVFTSPVPDQMVRAAAAVDSGAGVLFVVKNYTGDLLNFAMAAELAEDEGVQVAQVVVDDDVAVSDSTFTAGRRGTGATLFVEKIAGAAADEGAPLERVTALARQVNGASRSFGVALSAVTTPAKGSPTFDLPPGELELGIGIHGEPGRERRSMMTSGEIADFAVNAVLEDLRPTGPVLALVNGMGATPLLELYGFNAEVQRVLSERGVPVARTLVGNYVTSLDMAGCSVTLCQVDEELLRLWDAPVRTAALRWGC from the coding sequence ATGAAAATGCTCATCAACGTACCGGAGACCGTCGTCGCCGACGCCCTGCGGGGTATGGCGGCCGCACACCCCGAACTGACCGTCGATGTGGACAACCGGATCGTCGTGCGGCGGGACGCTCCCGTGGCGGGGAAGGTGGGGCTCGTCTCCGGGGGCGGGTCGGGGCACGAGCCGTTGCATGCCGGGTTCGTCGGGCCCGGGATGCTGTCGGCCGCCTGTCCCGGGGAGGTGTTCACCTCGCCCGTGCCGGACCAGATGGTGCGGGCGGCGGCGGCCGTCGACAGCGGGGCGGGGGTGCTGTTCGTCGTCAAGAACTACACCGGCGATTTGCTGAACTTCGCGATGGCCGCCGAGCTCGCCGAGGACGAGGGGGTGCAGGTCGCCCAGGTGGTGGTGGACGACGACGTGGCCGTCAGCGACAGTACGTTCACCGCGGGGCGGCGCGGTACGGGGGCGACCCTGTTCGTCGAGAAGATCGCCGGAGCGGCGGCGGACGAGGGTGCCCCGCTGGAGCGGGTCACCGCCCTGGCGCGGCAGGTGAACGGGGCCTCGCGGAGTTTCGGGGTGGCGCTGAGCGCGGTGACCACACCGGCGAAGGGCAGTCCCACCTTCGATCTGCCGCCCGGGGAGCTGGAGTTGGGCATCGGCATCCACGGCGAGCCGGGGCGTGAGCGGCGGTCGATGATGACGTCCGGGGAGATCGCCGACTTCGCCGTGAACGCGGTGCTGGAGGATCTCCGCCCGACCGGCCCCGTGCTGGCTCTGGTGAACGGCATGGGGGCGACGCCGCTGCTGGAGCTGTACGGGTTCAATGCCGAGGTCCAGCGGGTGCTGTCCGAGCGGGGTGTCCCCGTGGCTCGTACGCTCGTCGGGAACTACGTGACGTCGCTCGACATGGCAGGCTGCTCGGTGACGCTGTGCCAGGTGGACGAGGAGCTGCTGCGACTGTGGGACGCGCCCGTGCGGACGGCCGCGCTCCGCTGGGGCTGCTGA